The Streptomyces pactum genome contains a region encoding:
- a CDS encoding bifunctional glycosyltransferase/CDP-glycerol:glycerophosphate glycerophosphotransferase, producing the protein MAPRLSVIVPIYDVERYLPACLDSLAAQTFRDFEVLMVDDGSPDGSAAIAEEYASRDPRFKLIRKENGGLGAARNTGMAHLAPQAEFLTFVDSDDLIPPDAYRLMVGSLDESGSDFATGNVFHLRGEKSWQVPLMRMLAGEARVGTHISRYAKLVADRIACNKVFRRTFWEKNGFAFPEGRLYEDTPVTMRAHYLAESVDVISEPCYYWRLREGESAPSITQRRTDPAGVRDRVTSVMEISAFLAEQPGETYARLKREYDTRVLRDDLRLFLNVVPDGDEEYRAEFLRSANRFLDSIDPKVVMDLPAELRVQWLLVRKHQMEELIALLAGQRRRETPEVSGLVRKYASWPSLEGADLHLPKEALRIDQHLNMRAPLQEVSWSGGKLLLSGNAWIDKIDQPTRKASVKVLQLRKDRSRRRILLPARNLPRPEVTTDSGQDRYNYDWAGWEVTIDPARLRKGGEWQEAVWHVGLGIFSSGLVRRHAVHSSGGAACNFPPYHWLSPDFRMLPSIERGALKLRIEKVRALITGRALEGDRVKVTGEIREPLAADEQVTLRVKNQKGAETLEYPVTVTREGGTQAFSVEVPVADVALVFHEGVDEKAQPEKRTWSTVLVATDPQGKERRFGTVMQEGLSDAEFPLPASLGSQAHLVELAVVAGHTGFLKFSGRTRRALIDTATVRDGEIALTGHADPRLTGSRFLLKPRNRYEERFVETRWLEGGRFEVSFDPSRLGGNGSVPLRAGRWNLFLRPEEEGAPDVPFVIDRLAADSFPVQAELGGRRYWLENRWGDFPQLNARSELSDLERGPFRQRQLRKEVYEPLFRQPLKDQVFYLSYNGKQFSDSPRAMYEELVRRGSDLKHLWAVRDGQVALPEGVEPVRMWGREWYEALASSRYIVTNAHLPDWIERRPGQSIVQTWHGTMLKKIGHDIDTLHFDRRYQEKLALEAKQWSLLVSSNRFSTPILKRAFSYDGEIQEAGYPRNDYLYSPDKDAIAARVRKALGLPEGKKVVLYAPTWRDDQSHSAGQYLFDLRIDLEDAQRRLGDDHVLLIRRHSNVVDAVPGAGNGFVWDASEYPDIADLYLAADIMITDYSSVMFDYAHLKRPMLFFTYDLEHYRDTLRGFYFDFEQDSPGPLIDNSKELVDAIRDIDQVQAEYQDRFDRFHHLFCDLDDGNASARVVDRMLEQARES; encoded by the coding sequence ATGGCCCCTCGGCTCAGTGTCATCGTCCCCATCTACGACGTGGAGCGTTACCTCCCCGCCTGTCTGGACTCGCTCGCGGCACAGACCTTCCGCGACTTCGAGGTCCTGATGGTGGACGACGGTTCACCGGACGGCTCCGCCGCCATCGCCGAGGAGTACGCCTCCCGCGACCCGCGCTTCAAGCTCATACGCAAGGAGAACGGCGGCCTCGGCGCCGCCCGCAACACCGGCATGGCCCACCTGGCGCCGCAGGCGGAGTTCCTGACCTTCGTCGACAGCGACGACCTGATCCCGCCGGACGCCTACCGGCTCATGGTCGGCAGCCTCGACGAGAGCGGCTCGGACTTCGCCACGGGCAACGTCTTCCACCTCCGGGGTGAGAAGTCCTGGCAGGTCCCGCTGATGCGGATGCTGGCCGGCGAGGCCCGGGTGGGCACCCACATATCCCGCTACGCCAAGCTCGTCGCCGACCGGATCGCGTGCAACAAGGTCTTCCGCCGCACCTTCTGGGAGAAGAACGGCTTCGCCTTCCCCGAGGGCCGGCTGTACGAGGACACCCCGGTCACCATGCGGGCCCACTACCTGGCCGAGAGCGTCGACGTCATCTCGGAGCCCTGCTACTACTGGCGGCTGCGCGAGGGCGAGTCCGCCCCGTCGATCACGCAGCGCCGCACCGACCCGGCCGGCGTGCGCGACCGCGTCACCTCCGTGATGGAGATCAGCGCCTTCCTCGCCGAGCAGCCCGGCGAGACCTACGCCCGCCTCAAGCGCGAGTACGACACCCGCGTCCTCCGTGACGACCTGCGGCTCTTCCTCAACGTGGTGCCGGACGGCGACGAGGAGTACCGGGCCGAGTTCCTCCGCTCGGCGAACCGCTTCCTCGACAGCATCGACCCCAAGGTCGTCATGGACCTCCCGGCCGAACTGCGCGTGCAGTGGCTGCTGGTGCGCAAGCACCAGATGGAGGAGCTGATCGCCCTGCTGGCCGGCCAGCGCCGCCGTGAGACGCCCGAGGTCAGCGGTCTGGTCCGCAAGTACGCCTCGTGGCCCTCCCTGGAAGGTGCCGACCTGCACCTGCCCAAGGAGGCGCTGCGCATCGACCAGCACCTGAACATGCGCGCACCGCTGCAGGAGGTGAGCTGGTCCGGGGGCAAGCTGCTGCTGTCCGGCAACGCCTGGATCGACAAGATCGACCAGCCGACGCGCAAGGCCTCGGTCAAGGTGCTCCAACTGCGCAAGGACCGCTCCCGCCGCCGCATCCTGCTGCCGGCCCGCAACCTGCCGCGCCCGGAGGTCACCACCGACTCCGGCCAGGACCGCTACAACTACGACTGGGCCGGCTGGGAGGTGACCATCGACCCCGCCCGGCTCCGCAAGGGCGGCGAGTGGCAGGAGGCCGTGTGGCACGTGGGCCTCGGCATCTTCTCCTCCGGTCTGGTGCGGCGCCACGCCGTCCACTCCAGCGGCGGCGCGGCCTGCAACTTCCCGCCGTACCACTGGCTGAGCCCCGACTTCCGGATGCTGCCGTCCATCGAGCGCGGCGCGCTGAAGCTGCGTATCGAGAAGGTCCGCGCCCTGATCACCGGACGTGCCCTGGAGGGCGACCGGGTCAAGGTCACCGGTGAGATCCGCGAACCCCTCGCGGCGGACGAGCAGGTGACCCTGCGGGTCAAGAACCAGAAGGGCGCCGAGACCCTCGAGTACCCCGTGACCGTGACGCGCGAGGGCGGCACGCAGGCGTTCTCGGTCGAGGTGCCCGTGGCCGACGTGGCGCTGGTCTTCCACGAGGGCGTCGACGAGAAGGCCCAGCCGGAGAAGCGCACCTGGTCCACGGTGCTGGTCGCGACCGACCCGCAGGGCAAGGAGCGCCGCTTCGGCACCGTGATGCAGGAAGGGCTGTCCGACGCCGAGTTCCCGCTGCCCGCGTCGCTCGGCAGTCAGGCGCACCTGGTCGAGCTCGCCGTGGTGGCGGGCCACACCGGCTTCCTGAAGTTCTCCGGGCGTACCCGCCGGGCCCTGATCGACACCGCCACCGTGCGCGACGGCGAGATCGCCCTCACCGGGCACGCCGACCCGCGGCTGACCGGCTCCCGTTTCCTGCTCAAGCCGCGCAACCGCTACGAGGAGCGGTTCGTCGAGACCCGCTGGCTGGAGGGCGGCCGCTTCGAGGTGTCCTTCGACCCCTCCCGGCTCGGCGGCAACGGCAGCGTCCCGCTGCGCGCCGGCCGCTGGAACCTCTTCCTGCGGCCCGAGGAGGAGGGCGCGCCCGACGTGCCCTTCGTGATCGACCGCCTGGCCGCGGACTCCTTCCCGGTGCAGGCCGAGCTCGGCGGCCGCCGCTACTGGCTGGAGAACCGCTGGGGCGACTTCCCGCAGCTCAACGCCCGCTCCGAGCTGAGCGACCTGGAGCGCGGCCCGTTCCGTCAGCGTCAGTTGCGCAAGGAGGTCTACGAGCCGCTGTTCCGGCAGCCGCTGAAGGACCAGGTCTTCTACCTGAGCTACAACGGCAAGCAGTTCTCGGACAGCCCGCGCGCCATGTACGAGGAGCTGGTGCGCCGCGGCTCGGATCTGAAGCACCTGTGGGCGGTCCGCGACGGCCAGGTCGCGCTGCCCGAGGGCGTCGAGCCGGTCCGCATGTGGGGCCGGGAGTGGTACGAGGCGCTGGCCTCCAGCCGCTACATCGTCACCAACGCCCACCTTCCCGACTGGATCGAGCGCCGGCCCGGCCAGTCCATCGTGCAGACCTGGCACGGCACGATGCTGAAGAAGATCGGCCACGACATCGACACGCTGCACTTCGACCGGCGCTACCAGGAGAAGCTGGCGCTGGAGGCCAAGCAGTGGAGCCTGCTCGTCTCCTCCAACCGCTTCAGCACGCCGATCCTGAAGCGGGCGTTCTCCTACGACGGTGAGATCCAGGAGGCGGGCTACCCCCGCAACGACTACCTGTACTCGCCCGACAAGGACGCGATCGCGGCGCGGGTCAGGAAGGCGCTCGGTCTGCCCGAGGGCAAGAAGGTCGTCCTGTACGCGCCGACCTGGCGCGACGACCAGTCGCACAGCGCCGGCCAGTACCTGTTCGACCTGCGCATCGACCTCGAGGACGCCCAGCGCCGCCTGGGCGACGACCACGTCCTGCTGATCCGCCGCCACTCCAACGTGGTGGACGCGGTGCCGGGCGCGGGCAACGGGTTCGTGTGGGACGCCTCGGAGTACCCGGACATCGCCGACCTCTACCTCGCGGCGGACATCATGATCACGGACTACTCGTCGGTGATGTTCGACTACGCGCACCTGAAGCGGCCGATGCTGTTCTTCACGTACGACCTGGAGCACTACCGGGACACGCTGCGCGGGTTCTACTTCGACTTCGAGCAGGACTCCCCCGGGCCGCTGATCGACAACTCCAAGGAGCTGGTCGACGCGATCCGGGACATCGACCAGGTCCAGGCGGAGTACCAGGACCGGTTCGACCGCTTCCACCACCTGTTCTGCGACCTGGACGACGGCAACGCGTCCGCGCGGGTCGTCGACCGGATGCTGGAGCAGGCCCGGGAGAGCTGA
- a CDS encoding bifunctional glycosyltransferase/CDP-glycerol:glycerophosphate glycerophosphotransferase gives MPKLSLVVPVYKVQGYLPECLDSVLGQDCTDFEIIAVDDCSPDGSGAILDEYAKRDSRIHVIHLTENVGLGRARNAGLEKATGDYVLFLDSDDTLSDGALSAIRDRLDATGNPEILVFDYARTYWDGRVHPNLRADLLREDGPDVFSLAERPRLLDLLQIVWNKAYRRDFVTRTGLTFPPGYYEDAPWTFCSLISAERIAVLDRVCVHYRQRREGGNILKTVSRKHFDVFDQYQRVFDYLDAHEELDEWRGPLFRKMADHYLTILERPGRLPQDARAEFFHRASADYRARLPKGFTRPAGGRGHKYGMLERDAYTTMVSALTAVKLRQRVRSRTRTAINRSKRGAMGAFYQSQLRLPLDENLVLFSAYWSRSVSCNPAAIDAELARLAPHTRRVWAVRAENAARVPEGVRVVRVGSREYWAALARAKYLVNNVNFADSVVKREGQIHVQTHHGTPLKTMGLDQQKYPASTDMDFEKLLERCDRWDFSISSNQFSTVVWERVYPCSYTTLETGYPRNDVLVNATAEDVRAARAALGLADGTKAFLYMPTHREYQPGFTPPLDLARLADELGPDVTLLVRGHYFYGSSPHVAELRRTGRIVDVSGHTRVEELYLAADALITDYSSAMFDYAVLDRPIISYVPDWDVYSAVRGTYFDLLQEPPGAVATTQAELLRLLASGEYDSRDTTERRDAFRRRFCEFDDGHAAERVVRRVFLGEESLLPIVPFDERPHAPTPAQALELVERA, from the coding sequence ATGCCCAAGCTCTCTCTCGTTGTCCCCGTGTACAAGGTGCAGGGCTATCTGCCCGAGTGCCTTGACTCCGTACTCGGACAGGACTGCACGGACTTCGAGATCATCGCGGTCGACGACTGTTCGCCCGACGGGTCAGGGGCCATTCTCGACGAGTACGCGAAACGCGACTCCCGGATTCATGTGATTCACCTCACGGAAAACGTGGGCCTGGGGCGCGCCCGCAACGCCGGGCTGGAAAAGGCCACGGGCGATTACGTGTTGTTCCTGGACAGTGACGACACGTTGTCCGACGGCGCGTTGTCGGCCATTCGCGACCGGCTCGACGCCACGGGCAATCCCGAGATTCTGGTCTTCGACTACGCCCGCACCTACTGGGACGGCAGGGTCCACCCGAACCTGCGCGCCGACCTCCTCAGGGAGGACGGCCCGGACGTCTTCTCGCTCGCCGAGCGCCCACGGCTGCTCGACCTGCTCCAGATCGTCTGGAACAAGGCCTACCGGCGCGACTTCGTCACCCGGACCGGGCTCACCTTCCCGCCCGGGTACTACGAGGACGCCCCCTGGACGTTCTGCTCCCTGATCAGCGCCGAGCGGATCGCCGTACTGGACCGGGTCTGCGTGCACTACCGGCAGCGCCGTGAGGGCGGCAACATCCTCAAGACGGTCAGCCGCAAGCACTTCGACGTCTTCGACCAGTACCAGCGCGTCTTCGACTACCTCGACGCGCACGAGGAACTCGACGAGTGGCGCGGCCCGTTGTTCCGCAAGATGGCCGACCACTACCTGACCATTCTGGAGCGCCCGGGCCGCCTGCCGCAGGACGCGCGGGCGGAGTTCTTCCACCGCGCCTCGGCGGACTACCGCGCCCGGCTGCCCAAGGGCTTCACACGGCCGGCCGGCGGACGCGGTCACAAGTACGGGATGCTCGAGCGCGACGCGTACACGACCATGGTCAGCGCCCTGACGGCGGTGAAGCTGCGCCAGCGGGTCAGGAGCCGCACCCGCACCGCGATCAACCGGTCCAAGCGCGGCGCGATGGGCGCCTTCTACCAGTCGCAGCTCAGGCTCCCCCTGGACGAGAACCTGGTGCTGTTCTCCGCCTACTGGAGCCGCAGCGTCTCCTGCAACCCCGCCGCCATCGACGCCGAACTGGCCCGGCTGGCCCCGCACACGCGCCGCGTGTGGGCGGTCCGCGCGGAGAACGCGGCCCGGGTGCCCGAGGGTGTGCGGGTCGTGCGGGTGGGCTCGCGCGAGTACTGGGCGGCCCTGGCCCGCGCCAAGTACCTCGTGAACAACGTGAACTTCGCGGACTCCGTGGTGAAGCGGGAGGGCCAGATCCACGTACAGACCCACCACGGCACCCCGCTGAAGACCATGGGCCTGGACCAGCAGAAGTACCCCGCCTCGACCGACATGGACTTCGAGAAGCTTCTGGAGCGGTGCGACCGCTGGGACTTCAGCATCAGCTCCAACCAGTTCTCGACCGTGGTCTGGGAGCGGGTCTACCCCTGCTCGTACACGACGCTGGAGACCGGCTACCCGCGCAACGACGTCCTCGTCAACGCCACCGCCGAGGACGTGCGCGCGGCGCGCGCGGCGCTCGGACTGGCCGACGGCACCAAGGCGTTCCTGTACATGCCGACGCACCGCGAGTACCAGCCGGGCTTCACCCCGCCGCTGGACCTGGCCCGCCTCGCCGACGAACTCGGGCCGGACGTGACCCTGCTGGTGCGCGGCCACTACTTCTACGGCAGCTCGCCGCACGTCGCCGAACTGCGCCGCACCGGCCGGATCGTCGACGTGTCCGGGCACACCCGGGTCGAGGAGCTGTACCTCGCCGCGGACGCCCTCATCACGGACTACTCCTCGGCGATGTTCGACTACGCCGTACTGGACCGCCCGATCATCAGCTACGTCCCCGACTGGGACGTCTACTCCGCGGTGCGCGGCACCTACTTCGACCTGCTCCAGGAACCGCCCGGCGCGGTGGCCACCACGCAGGCGGAGCTGCTGCGGCTGCTCGCCTCGGGCGAGTACGACAGCCGGGACACGACCGAGCGCCGGGACGCCTTCCGCCGGCGTTTCTGCGAATTCGACGACGGACACGCAGCCGAACGCGTCGTGCGACGCGTCTTCCTCGGTGAAGAGAGCCTGCTGCCCATCGTCCCGTTCGACGAACGCCCTCACGCCCCGACCCCCGCCCAGGCGCTCGAACTGGTCGAGCGGGCCTGA
- the galE gene encoding UDP-glucose 4-epimerase GalE produces the protein MSWLVTGGAGYIGAHVVRALSDGGERVVVYDDLSTGSTDRVPDGVPVVVGSVLDRAGLEGAIRDHAVTGVVHIAAKKQVGESVERPLHYYRENVTGLETLLEAMTATGVGRLVFSSSAAVYGMPDVDLVTEDTPCRPMSPYGETKLVGEWLINAAARAHGIRAASLRYFNVAGAAAPELADSGVFNLVPMVFERLEAGDAPRVFGDDYATPDGTCVRDYIHVQDIASAHLAAARRLTDAPEGTSLTLNIGRGEGSSVREMVDRILKVTGRQDVAPHVAGRRPGDPARVVASADRAHEELGWSARHDLDDMIESAWQGWRHHHG, from the coding sequence ATGAGCTGGCTGGTCACGGGTGGAGCCGGGTACATCGGCGCGCATGTGGTGCGGGCCCTGTCCGACGGCGGTGAACGCGTGGTCGTGTACGACGACCTGTCCACCGGCAGCACCGACCGCGTGCCCGACGGGGTGCCGGTGGTGGTCGGCAGCGTGCTGGACCGGGCCGGTCTGGAGGGCGCGATTCGTGACCATGCTGTGACAGGTGTGGTGCACATCGCGGCCAAGAAACAGGTCGGTGAGTCGGTGGAGCGGCCGCTCCACTACTACCGGGAGAACGTGACGGGCCTGGAGACCCTCCTGGAGGCCATGACGGCGACCGGCGTCGGCCGCCTCGTCTTCTCCTCCTCCGCGGCCGTCTACGGCATGCCCGACGTGGACCTCGTCACGGAGGACACCCCCTGCCGGCCGATGAGCCCCTACGGCGAGACCAAGCTGGTCGGCGAGTGGCTGATCAACGCCGCCGCCCGGGCCCACGGCATCCGCGCCGCCTCCCTGCGCTACTTCAACGTCGCGGGCGCGGCCGCCCCCGAGCTGGCCGACTCGGGCGTCTTCAACCTCGTCCCCATGGTCTTCGAGCGACTCGAGGCGGGCGACGCCCCGCGCGTCTTCGGCGACGACTACGCCACGCCCGACGGCACCTGCGTACGGGACTACATCCACGTCCAGGACATCGCCTCCGCCCACCTCGCGGCGGCCCGACGCCTGACGGACGCCCCCGAGGGCACGTCGCTCACCCTCAACATCGGACGCGGTGAGGGCAGTTCGGTCCGGGAGATGGTGGACCGCATCCTCAAGGTCACCGGCAGGCAGGACGTCGCCCCGCACGTGGCCGGCCGTCGCCCCGGCGACCCGGCCCGCGTCGTCGCCTCCGCCGACCGCGCCCACGAGGAACTCGGCTGGTCGGCCCGCCACGACCTGGACGACATGATCGAGTCCGCCTGGCAGGGCTGGCGCCACCACCACGGCTGA
- the proB gene encoding glutamate 5-kinase yields the protein MAGARQAVGEARRIVVKVGSSSLTTASGGLDADRVDALVDVLAKVRGGGEREIVLVSSGAIAAGLAPLGLRRRPRDLARQQAAASVGQGLLVARYTASFARYGVRVGQVLLTSDDMSRRAHHRNASRTLDKLLAMGAFPIVNENDTVATDEIRFGDNDRLAALVAHLVRADLLVLLSDVDGVYDGDPSRPGTSRLAEVREPADLAGVDIGSAGRAGVGTGGMATKVEAARIAAAAGIPVVLTSAVHAADALAGKDTGTYFHTTGKRSADRLLWLQHASTPQGALVLDDGAVRAVVEGRKSLLPAGIAGVEGEFAAGEPVELRDGSGRAVARGLVSFDAKELPRLLGRSTRELARELGPAYEREVVHRDDLVILHP from the coding sequence GTGGCTGGGGCAAGGCAGGCGGTGGGCGAGGCCCGCAGGATCGTCGTCAAGGTCGGCTCCTCCTCGCTGACCACCGCGTCGGGCGGTCTGGACGCAGACCGGGTCGACGCGCTCGTCGACGTCCTGGCCAAGGTGCGCGGTGGCGGGGAACGGGAGATCGTCCTCGTATCCTCCGGCGCCATCGCCGCCGGACTGGCCCCGCTGGGTCTGCGCCGCCGCCCCAGGGACCTGGCCCGTCAGCAGGCCGCCGCCAGCGTCGGCCAGGGCCTGCTGGTCGCCCGCTACACCGCCTCCTTCGCCCGCTACGGCGTCCGCGTCGGCCAGGTGTTGCTGACCAGCGACGACATGAGCCGCCGCGCCCACCACCGCAACGCCTCCCGCACCCTCGACAAGCTGCTCGCGATGGGCGCGTTCCCCATCGTCAACGAGAACGACACCGTCGCCACCGACGAGATCCGCTTCGGCGACAACGACCGGCTCGCCGCACTCGTCGCCCACCTGGTCCGCGCCGATCTGCTGGTGCTGCTGTCCGACGTGGACGGCGTGTACGACGGCGACCCGAGCAGGCCGGGCACCTCGCGGCTGGCAGAGGTGCGGGAGCCGGCCGACCTCGCGGGCGTGGACATCGGCAGCGCGGGCAGGGCGGGCGTCGGCACCGGCGGCATGGCCACCAAGGTCGAGGCGGCCCGGATCGCCGCCGCCGCCGGTATCCCCGTGGTGCTGACCAGCGCGGTCCACGCGGCCGACGCCCTGGCCGGCAAGGACACCGGCACCTACTTCCACACCACCGGCAAGCGCTCCGCCGACCGGCTGCTGTGGCTCCAGCACGCGTCCACCCCGCAGGGGGCGCTCGTCCTCGACGACGGGGCGGTGCGCGCGGTCGTCGAGGGCCGCAAGTCGCTGCTGCCGGCCGGGATCGCCGGTGTCGAGGGGGAGTTCGCCGCGGGCGAGCCCGTGGAGCTGCGGGACGGCTCGGGGCGCGCGGTGGCCCGGGGACTCGTGAGCTTCGACGCCAAGGAGCTCCCCCGGCTGCTCGGCCGCTCCACCCGGGAACTGGCGCGCGAACTCGGACCGGCGTACGAACGCGAGGTCGTACACAGGGACGATCTGGTGATCCTGCACCCGTAA
- a CDS encoding glutamate-5-semialdehyde dehydrogenase produces the protein MTTLSPYDSMSPVTRAAYRAKSAAADLAPLPRAAKDDALLAVADALEVRTSEIVEANAQDVAKARAAGTSEAIIDRLTLTPERVRAIASDVRDVVALPDPVGEVVRGSTLPNGIDLRQVRVPLGVVGIIYEGRPNVTVDAAALCLKSGNAVLLRGSSSAYQSNTALVRVVRDAVGGAGLPADAVQVVPGESRESVRELMRARGLVDVLIPRGGASLINTVVQESTVPVIETGTGNCHVYVDAQADLDMAVDILINSKAQRVSVCNAAETLLVHQDIAADFLPRALDALAEAGVTVHADERVMAYAEDSKVTAVEATPEDWETEYLSYDIAAAVVDSLDRAVEHIRLWTSGHTEAIVTTSQQAARRFTQLVDSTTVAVNTSTRFTDGGQFGFGAEIGISTQKLHARGPMGLPELTSTKYIVTGDGHVRR, from the coding sequence ATGACCACGCTCTCGCCGTACGACTCGATGTCCCCGGTCACCCGGGCCGCCTACCGGGCCAAGTCCGCCGCGGCCGACCTCGCGCCGCTGCCGCGGGCCGCGAAGGACGACGCGCTGCTCGCCGTCGCGGACGCGCTGGAGGTCCGTACCAGCGAGATCGTCGAGGCCAACGCCCAGGACGTGGCCAAGGCCCGCGCCGCCGGGACCAGCGAGGCCATCATCGACCGGCTGACGCTGACCCCGGAGCGGGTCCGCGCCATCGCCTCCGACGTGCGCGACGTCGTCGCGCTGCCCGACCCGGTCGGCGAGGTCGTGCGCGGCTCCACCCTCCCCAACGGCATCGACCTGCGCCAGGTCCGCGTACCGCTCGGCGTGGTCGGCATCATCTACGAGGGCCGGCCCAACGTCACCGTCGACGCCGCCGCCCTGTGTCTGAAGTCCGGCAACGCCGTCCTGCTGCGCGGCTCCTCCTCCGCCTACCAGTCCAACACCGCTCTCGTCCGGGTCGTCCGCGACGCGGTGGGCGGGGCCGGGCTGCCCGCGGACGCCGTGCAGGTTGTGCCCGGCGAGAGCCGCGAGAGCGTGCGCGAGCTGATGCGGGCCCGCGGCCTGGTCGACGTGCTCATCCCGCGCGGCGGCGCCTCGCTGATCAACACGGTCGTCCAGGAGTCCACCGTCCCCGTCATCGAGACCGGCACCGGCAACTGCCACGTCTACGTCGACGCGCAGGCCGACCTCGACATGGCCGTCGACATCCTGATCAACTCCAAGGCGCAGCGCGTGAGCGTCTGCAACGCCGCCGAGACCCTCCTCGTCCACCAGGACATCGCCGCCGACTTCCTGCCCCGCGCACTGGACGCCCTCGCCGAGGCCGGGGTCACCGTGCACGCCGACGAGCGTGTGATGGCGTACGCCGAGGACTCCAAGGTGACGGCCGTCGAGGCCACGCCGGAGGACTGGGAGACGGAGTACCTGTCCTACGACATCGCCGCGGCGGTCGTCGACTCCCTCGACCGGGCCGTCGAGCACATCCGGCTGTGGACCTCCGGCCACACCGAGGCCATCGTGACGACCTCACAGCAGGCCGCCAGGCGCTTCACCCAACTGGTCGACTCCACGACGGTCGCGGTGAACACCTCCACCCGGTTCACCGACGGCGGCCAGTTCGGCTTCGGCGCCGAGATCGGCATCTCCACGCAGAAGCTGCACGCCCGCGGCCCGATGGGGCTGCCGGAGCTGACCAGCACCAAGTACATCGTCACCGGTGACGGGCACGTGCGGCGCTGA